One part of the Candidatus Kapaibacterium sp. genome encodes these proteins:
- a CDS encoding 6-phosphofructokinase — protein sequence MKCAVLTGGGDCPGMNAFVRAVVRTTFNLSPESSVWGVLDGWKGLVYNEYRPLNKRDVSGIAALGGTILGTMRFPELATDQSLQERAARNLEEQGFDYLFVIGGNGSVKAAWTLEQILRRQGWRTRILVAAGSIDNDVCNNYGTSIGFYSALERSLEMLSWIRDTASSHRRVYLIRSMGRDSAYLAFYAGIIGGAEYAIRPHEDVDFERLAEIAAQRDRDTIIVVAEAYPKSLREIQQTLEEIFRRRGIDREIRAVDMSYFQRGGKASVTDILRASWLGYRMVCDALKGCGSGFYTAFYIGHVQEPLPLELAADDARTSHLDIPPEVIRMAVALR from the coding sequence ATGAAGTGTGCGGTTCTCACTGGTGGCGGAGACTGCCCAGGCATGAATGCATTTGTCCGGGCTGTGGTGCGGACTACGTTCAACCTCAGCCCGGAGAGTAGCGTCTGGGGAGTCTTGGACGGCTGGAAAGGGCTAGTGTACAACGAGTACCGCCCTTTGAATAAGCGCGACGTCTCCGGCATCGCAGCGCTAGGCGGGACGATTTTGGGGACAATGCGTTTTCCTGAGCTAGCAACAGATCAATCCCTCCAGGAGCGAGCGGCACGGAACTTGGAAGAGCAGGGGTTTGACTACTTGTTCGTCATCGGAGGCAATGGCAGTGTGAAAGCGGCGTGGACACTGGAGCAGATTCTGCGCCGGCAGGGATGGAGGACCCGGATTCTGGTAGCAGCCGGCTCTATTGATAACGATGTCTGCAACAACTACGGCACCTCGATCGGCTTCTACAGCGCTCTGGAGCGTAGCCTAGAGATGCTGAGCTGGATTCGGGACACGGCCAGCTCGCATCGTCGGGTCTACCTCATCCGCTCCATGGGGCGCGATTCGGCGTACTTAGCCTTCTACGCTGGTATCATCGGTGGGGCTGAATACGCCATTCGGCCGCACGAGGACGTGGACTTCGAGCGCTTAGCAGAGATTGCGGCACAGCGCGATCGCGACACCATCATCGTTGTAGCGGAAGCTTATCCGAAATCCCTGCGAGAAATCCAGCAGACGTTAGAGGAGATCTTTCGCCGCCGAGGGATTGACCGGGAGATTCGAGCCGTAGATATGAGCTACTTCCAGCGCGGCGGCAAGGCTTCGGTAACCGACATCTTGCGGGCTAGTTGGCTGGGTTATCGAATGGTTTGCGATGCTCTGAAGGGCTGTGGCAGCGGCTTCTACACGGCCTTCTACATCGGCCATGTACAGGAGCCGCTGCCTCTGGAGCTTGCTGCGGACGATGCCCGGACGAGCCATTTGGACATCCCGCCGGAGGTTATCCGGATGGCAGTGGCACTGCGATGA
- a CDS encoding ABC-2 family transporter protein, which produces MSYLRVYASIARVGLSAALMYRTNFLFTAGLTVIVGVTVQLFLWLAVYGWGQRATFAGVPFAQMALYIACATLSLGITRGGRVERMVAEEIRTGELVRYLLKPIAHGPATFAMAVSERIVTFPVVLLLALVAVGITLPWLPLHVGIERVLLAAPFLVVGMVLNFLMGLGISYLAFWMDEVWTLHVIKDISLWLLSGQLMPLSLLPYELRIVSEWLPFQYLAYVPAGIVAGLIPAEELPFFGLRAIAWCLLLMGGVAVVWRYGLRRFGGYGG; this is translated from the coding sequence ATGAGCTATCTGCGAGTGTACGCGAGCATTGCGCGAGTGGGGCTCAGCGCTGCCCTCATGTACCGCACAAACTTCCTCTTCACAGCTGGCCTGACGGTCATTGTCGGCGTCACGGTCCAGCTCTTCCTCTGGCTTGCTGTCTACGGTTGGGGACAGAGAGCGACATTTGCGGGCGTACCTTTCGCCCAGATGGCGCTCTACATCGCTTGTGCTACCTTGAGCCTGGGGATTACGCGCGGGGGACGGGTGGAGCGGATGGTGGCGGAAGAGATTCGCACGGGCGAATTAGTCCGGTACCTACTGAAGCCGATTGCCCACGGCCCTGCCACGTTTGCAATGGCAGTGTCGGAGCGAATCGTAACGTTTCCGGTGGTGCTTCTGCTGGCGTTGGTGGCCGTAGGGATAACGCTTCCGTGGTTGCCACTACACGTCGGTATTGAGCGGGTGCTCTTAGCGGCCCCGTTTTTGGTCGTTGGGATGGTGCTGAACTTCCTCATGGGGCTCGGTATCTCGTACCTAGCCTTCTGGATGGATGAGGTGTGGACGCTGCATGTCATCAAGGACATCAGCCTATGGCTCCTCTCGGGACAACTGATGCCGCTTTCGCTGCTGCCCTACGAACTTCGGATAGTGTCGGAGTGGTTGCCCTTCCAATACCTTGCGTATGTCCCGGCAGGTATTGTCGCAGGTCTGATTCCAGCAGAGGAGTTGCCATTCTTCGGTCTACGTGCGATCGCGTGGTGTCTGCTGCTGATGGGGGGAGTAGCAGTGGTGTGGCGCTATGGACTCCGCCGCTTTGGCGGGTACGGAGGCTGA